From Coraliomargarita parva, one genomic window encodes:
- the gyrA gene encoding DNA gyrase subunit A, whose product MSEQPPIDPSIQRAEPTSITEIMQTAYIDYSMSVIVSRALPDVRDGLKPVQRRILYAMLREGLLHNRPFDKCAGVVGEVLKNYHPHGDSSVYDTLVRLAQNWVMRYPLIMPQGNFGSIDGDSPAAYRYTECKLEAIAEDLLKDIDEDTVDFVPNYKESTTEPSVLPSALPNLLMNGSTGIAVGMTTNIPPHNLYELIDATCAIIDDPKIDLDELIKLIPGPDFPGGGYIHGKTGIESYLKTGRGIVRTRGIAEVVENKGKEEIIISAIPYNVNRASLVMRIAELIQTKAIEGISDLRDESTETTRIVIELKRGAIPRVIINQLYKSTPLESSFGVILLALDNRRPKQMNIKEMLNCYIDHRRDVIYRRTQFRLRKAEARAHILEGFKIALDNLDDFVKIIRASKNRDEAKVNLMAKYPLTEIQTNAILELRLYQLTGLERDKIEDEYLQLMALIAELKDILENEQKLLAVIKEELGEMREKYGNPRRSQVLAIDGDLSMEDIIPNEGCMITVTHKGFIKRTSLDEYRSQKRGGKGVIGSGQYEDDFVEHLFTASTHDYIMCFMNSGRVYVEKVYHIPEGSRTSKGRAIANVLELQEGERIAAMICVKEFKESEESIVLATQNGVVKKTKLYDFRNHRKGGIIGINIDEGDNLIGARLTNGADDIVLVTSNAQSIRFHETDLRDQGRATRGVRGIKLKSDNDKVVAIEIVNNDAKLLIAGANGLGKRTEFGEYRQQSRGGSGIIAIKSDKVAGALSVTDDDEIMMFTLKGQAVRSPIKDVRITGRAASGVKLVNLGAKDELIGISKVIASEEDEAGEGEESEAGEGEAEAPAET is encoded by the coding sequence ATGTCTGAACAACCTCCCATTGATCCCAGCATCCAACGCGCGGAGCCGACGTCCATTACCGAAATCATGCAGACGGCCTACATCGACTATTCGATGTCCGTTATCGTGAGCCGCGCCCTGCCCGACGTCCGTGACGGTCTCAAGCCCGTCCAGCGCCGGATCCTTTACGCCATGTTGCGCGAAGGTCTCCTCCACAACCGTCCGTTTGACAAGTGCGCCGGTGTGGTCGGGGAAGTGCTGAAGAACTATCACCCGCACGGTGACAGTTCCGTATATGACACACTCGTGCGTCTCGCCCAGAACTGGGTTATGCGCTATCCGCTGATCATGCCGCAGGGCAACTTCGGTTCGATCGACGGTGACTCGCCCGCTGCCTATCGTTATACCGAGTGTAAACTGGAAGCCATCGCCGAAGACCTCCTGAAGGATATCGACGAAGATACGGTCGACTTTGTGCCCAACTACAAGGAAAGCACAACCGAGCCGTCCGTCCTCCCGTCCGCGCTGCCCAACCTGTTGATGAACGGCTCGACCGGCATCGCGGTCGGCATGACCACCAACATCCCGCCACACAATCTTTACGAGCTGATCGATGCCACCTGTGCGATCATCGACGATCCTAAGATCGATCTCGATGAGTTGATCAAGCTGATCCCCGGTCCGGACTTCCCCGGCGGCGGCTATATCCACGGCAAGACCGGGATCGAAAGCTACCTGAAGACCGGTCGCGGCATTGTCCGCACACGCGGTATTGCCGAGGTAGTGGAGAACAAGGGCAAGGAAGAGATTATCATCTCCGCCATCCCCTACAATGTGAACCGCGCCTCCCTCGTCATGCGCATTGCCGAGCTCATCCAGACCAAGGCGATCGAAGGCATTTCCGACCTCCGCGACGAGTCTACCGAGACGACACGTATCGTCATCGAATTGAAGCGCGGTGCCATCCCACGGGTGATCATCAACCAGCTTTACAAGAGCACGCCGCTCGAAAGCTCCTTCGGCGTCATCCTCCTCGCGCTGGATAACCGTCGTCCGAAGCAGATGAACATCAAGGAGATGCTCAACTGCTACATCGACCACCGCCGCGATGTCATTTACCGCCGCACCCAATTCCGCCTGCGTAAGGCCGAGGCCCGCGCCCATATCCTTGAAGGCTTCAAGATCGCCCTCGATAACCTCGACGATTTCGTTAAGATCATCCGGGCATCCAAGAACCGCGACGAGGCTAAGGTCAACTTGATGGCCAAGTATCCCCTCACCGAGATACAAACCAACGCCATCCTCGAACTTCGCCTCTACCAACTCACCGGCCTGGAACGCGACAAGATCGAAGACGAATACCTCCAGCTCATGGCCCTCATCGCCGAGCTCAAGGACATCCTCGAAAACGAGCAAAAGCTTCTCGCCGTCATCAAGGAAGAGCTGGGCGAAATGCGCGAGAAATACGGCAACCCGCGCCGCTCCCAGGTGCTGGCCATCGACGGCGACCTCAGCATGGAGGACATCATCCCGAACGAGGGCTGCATGATCACCGTCACCCACAAGGGCTTTATCAAGCGCACCAGCCTCGACGAATACCGCTCGCAGAAACGCGGCGGCAAGGGCGTGATCGGTTCCGGCCAGTATGAAGACGACTTTGTCGAGCACCTCTTCACCGCATCAACCCACGACTACATCATGTGCTTCATGAACAGTGGCCGCGTCTATGTGGAAAAGGTCTATCACATCCCGGAAGGTTCCCGCACCTCCAAGGGCCGCGCCATCGCCAATGTCCTCGAATTGCAGGAAGGCGAACGCATCGCCGCCATGATCTGCGTCAAGGAATTCAAGGAATCCGAAGAGTCCATCGTCCTCGCCACTCAAAACGGTGTGGTCAAGAAGACCAAGCTTTACGACTTCCGCAACCACCGCAAGGGCGGCATCATCGGTATCAACATCGATGAAGGCGACAACCTTATCGGAGCACGTCTCACTAATGGCGCAGACGATATTGTGCTCGTCACTTCCAATGCCCAGTCCATCCGCTTCCATGAAACGGACCTGCGCGACCAGGGACGCGCCACACGCGGTGTCCGCGGCATCAAGCTCAAGAGCGACAACGATAAGGTCGTCGCCATCGAGATCGTGAACAACGACGCGAAGCTGCTCATCGCCGGTGCCAACGGCCTCGGCAAGCGCACCGAATTTGGCGAATACCGTCAACAGTCCCGTGGTGGCTCCGGTATCATCGCAATCAAGTCCGACAAGGTCGCCGGCGCACTCAGTGTGACCGACGATGACGAGATCATGATGTTCACCCTCAAGGGCCAGGCCGTCCGCTCTCCGATCAAGGACGTCCGTATCACCGGCCGCGCCGCATCCGGAGTCAAGCTGGTCAACCTAGGTGCCAAGGATGAGCTCATCGGCATCTCCAAGGTCATCGCCTCGGAGGAAGATGAAGCCGGCGAAGGTGAAGAAAGCGAAGCCGGTGAAGGCGAAGCTGAAGCGCCCGCCGAAACCTAA
- a CDS encoding FUSC family membrane protein, with product MSSSPADSASIMARLKRGLWLKPDRLLAVNVTVVMAVMVVPLLWTGHAFAGVCLTLGVLAGALSETDDHPKGRIKSLSLKVLSFAVASASAELLKFNPILLGAGFFLSTIGFVMLGGMGERYRGITFGAQLVGIYTMIGSEISPNWYLQPILLTTGALVYGLFSLSLLYFRPYRLLEQQLAAGFAALGHYMAEKARLFPSDAAGQDEIRSRLALLNVETVGALDRIRDVLSSYRNAGADETAIKSYLYRFMVLQGLHERAASSHERYELLSREAENRDLLFGIGELMRQLSKAARSYGESLLTHEPYQHPVALEWIVDALNEKLQSHGLEKQHPLSLLIRNLSRSSESLANADNLSRASYMPRLAEDRRPLWQRFRELLRISHPRMRYALRLSTAFLIGYSVSEVFDVTKGAWIVLTILFVMQQSYSQTRRRLWQRILGTFCGVVFGVLTVQFLTPAGQLLFMLASAYFFFVWLKRKYSVSVIFITTFVLCAFNLIAQVGVAVMLPRMTDTLIGSLIALITVRLLWPDWQSRRLPALLTEALVKNTAYFRAILQEYREAGEGDDYEYRIARRAAHRADNALVLAWRDIQLEPGRRQKVQTEAFRLTYLNHALLSYLSAFAAHRGQPMESPMLLDFADDILRALENACDWLKPTVNEAQESVRVTDTLALIRYHLELSARELAQVQYTTLYNLADITRQLLDEVQTIREES from the coding sequence GCTCAAGCCGGACCGCTTGCTCGCGGTGAACGTCACGGTGGTGATGGCAGTCATGGTCGTGCCGCTCCTGTGGACCGGCCATGCCTTTGCCGGGGTGTGCCTGACCTTGGGGGTTCTGGCCGGGGCGCTTTCCGAGACGGATGACCACCCGAAGGGGCGGATCAAGTCCTTGAGCTTGAAGGTCCTGAGTTTTGCCGTGGCCAGCGCATCGGCCGAATTGCTGAAATTCAACCCCATTTTGCTTGGGGCCGGCTTCTTCCTGTCCACCATCGGATTTGTCATGCTGGGTGGGATGGGGGAGCGCTATCGCGGCATCACCTTCGGCGCCCAGCTCGTCGGCATCTATACCATGATTGGCTCGGAGATCAGTCCGAACTGGTATTTGCAGCCCATCCTCCTCACTACCGGTGCGCTTGTGTATGGACTGTTTTCCCTGTCGCTTCTTTACTTCAGGCCCTACCGCTTGCTGGAGCAGCAGTTGGCTGCCGGCTTTGCCGCTTTGGGCCATTACATGGCCGAGAAAGCGCGGCTCTTTCCCAGTGATGCGGCAGGGCAGGATGAAATCCGCTCGCGTCTCGCGCTGCTGAATGTGGAGACGGTCGGTGCGCTGGACCGCATCCGCGACGTCTTGAGCAGCTACCGGAACGCGGGAGCGGACGAGACGGCGATCAAGTCCTATCTTTACCGCTTTATGGTGCTCCAGGGGCTACACGAGCGGGCGGCATCCAGTCACGAACGTTACGAGTTGCTCAGCCGGGAGGCGGAGAACCGGGATTTGCTTTTCGGCATCGGGGAGCTCATGCGCCAGTTGTCCAAAGCGGCGCGTTCCTACGGGGAGAGCTTGTTGACGCATGAGCCTTACCAGCATCCGGTCGCGCTTGAATGGATCGTGGACGCGCTGAACGAGAAACTGCAGTCGCATGGCCTGGAGAAGCAGCATCCGCTCTCGCTGTTGATCCGGAACCTGAGCCGTTCCAGCGAATCACTCGCGAATGCCGACAACCTGAGCCGCGCCTCCTATATGCCCCGCCTGGCCGAAGACCGCAGGCCGCTTTGGCAACGATTTCGCGAACTTTTAAGGATCTCACATCCGCGCATGCGCTACGCGTTGCGATTGAGCACCGCTTTTCTCATCGGGTATTCCGTCTCGGAGGTTTTCGATGTGACGAAGGGCGCCTGGATTGTCCTGACGATCCTGTTTGTGATGCAACAGAGCTACAGCCAGACGCGGCGGCGGCTCTGGCAGCGGATCCTTGGCACCTTCTGCGGGGTGGTGTTCGGGGTCCTGACGGTGCAGTTTCTGACGCCGGCCGGGCAGTTGCTCTTCATGCTGGCATCCGCCTATTTCTTCTTTGTCTGGCTGAAGCGGAAATACTCGGTCTCGGTCATCTTCATCACGACCTTCGTACTCTGCGCGTTCAACTTGATCGCACAGGTGGGCGTCGCGGTCATGTTGCCGCGGATGACGGATACCCTGATCGGTTCCCTGATCGCGCTGATCACGGTGCGTCTGCTTTGGCCGGACTGGCAATCCCGTCGTTTGCCGGCGCTCCTGACCGAGGCATTGGTTAAGAACACCGCTTATTTCAGGGCCATCCTTCAGGAGTACAGGGAAGCCGGCGAGGGGGACGACTATGAGTACCGGATTGCGCGGCGGGCGGCCCACCGTGCGGACAACGCACTGGTCTTGGCCTGGCGGGACATACAGCTGGAACCCGGTCGTCGCCAGAAAGTGCAAACCGAAGCGTTTCGGCTGACTTACCTGAACCATGCCTTATTGTCCTATTTGTCAGCGTTTGCCGCGCACCGGGGACAGCCGATGGAGTCGCCGATGTTGTTGGACTTTGCCGACGATATCCTGCGCGCGCTGGAGAATGCCTGCGACTGGCTCAAGCCGACGGTCAATGAGGCACAGGAGTCCGTCCGCGTGACGGACACGCTCGCTCTGATCCGGTACCATCTGGAACTGAGCGCTAGGGAACTCGCCCAGGTGCAGTACACGACCCTCTACAACTTGGCCGATATCACCAGACAGCTGTTGGATGAGGTGCAGACGATTCGCGAAGAAAGCTAA
- a CDS encoding ankyrin repeat domain-containing protein codes for MRLLKRFYVTPFILLWAACVPTATKDSLVGFWSIETKSVEALVSEMDDGSDEPNLKMAQAFMKMAASGFAVEFTDAGMRQIRNGKPSAYIQYSVQSLEGNRITLEAGGRSFVYTLISDSVIEFTPPGSELNLRFQRMGAAAITKLEERMEMAANGPSPSIPALQRFMWVVNASPEKAKAYLEKYPALISERDEHQATLLHYAAQSKKAELAGMLIELGADRTAVNANGRTPFQLSLLFKFNPELSKLLYSETELSPKVKRKRSALNGVLNKQEFEKAEFLFELGLSPDEGKPRGEKTAFLLAIENSELETAEFLLKHGADINHRLFANEQSALHVAARYASLETIQFLLDQGMSARIEDNQGKSPLTEIRFRSKDKIEATRLLVNAGADINERSATGSTLLSHALQRKDPVFAKELVLAGADFISPVRDNKSAYDLAKELNYAELLEAMDAASAE; via the coding sequence ATGCGCCTGTTGAAACGCTTCTATGTAACCCCATTCATCTTGCTCTGGGCGGCCTGTGTCCCCACCGCGACCAAGGACAGCCTGGTCGGCTTCTGGTCCATCGAGACAAAATCCGTGGAGGCATTGGTTTCTGAAATGGACGACGGCTCGGACGAGCCGAACCTCAAGATGGCACAGGCGTTCATGAAGATGGCCGCAAGTGGTTTCGCGGTTGAATTCACAGATGCCGGCATGCGACAGATCCGAAACGGCAAGCCCTCTGCCTATATTCAATACTCCGTGCAATCCCTGGAAGGGAATCGCATTACGCTGGAGGCCGGCGGACGTTCCTTTGTGTATACCTTGATCAGCGACTCGGTCATCGAATTCACCCCTCCCGGTAGTGAATTGAACCTGCGATTCCAACGCATGGGTGCGGCGGCAATCACAAAATTGGAAGAACGGATGGAGATGGCTGCCAATGGGCCGTCTCCGAGCATACCTGCATTGCAACGCTTCATGTGGGTGGTGAATGCCTCTCCTGAAAAAGCCAAGGCATACCTGGAGAAATATCCGGCTTTGATTTCAGAACGCGACGAGCATCAAGCCACCCTGCTCCATTACGCGGCTCAATCCAAGAAAGCCGAACTCGCCGGCATGTTGATCGAGCTTGGCGCAGACAGGACGGCAGTGAATGCCAATGGGAGGACCCCCTTCCAACTCTCCCTGCTATTTAAATTTAATCCGGAGCTTTCCAAGCTACTCTACTCCGAGACCGAGCTAAGTCCCAAGGTAAAGCGGAAACGCTCTGCGCTCAACGGGGTGCTCAACAAGCAAGAATTTGAAAAGGCTGAGTTTCTCTTCGAACTCGGCCTGAGCCCCGACGAAGGAAAGCCCCGGGGTGAAAAGACTGCATTCCTACTCGCGATTGAAAACAGCGAACTCGAGACGGCTGAATTCCTACTCAAGCACGGGGCCGACATCAATCACCGCTTGTTTGCCAACGAACAAAGCGCTTTGCATGTCGCCGCACGCTACGCTTCGCTCGAAACCATACAATTTCTCCTCGATCAAGGCATGTCCGCCCGGATTGAAGACAACCAGGGAAAGTCCCCCCTCACGGAAATCCGATTCCGCTCAAAAGATAAAATCGAGGCGACCCGCCTACTGGTCAACGCGGGTGCCGACATCAATGAACGGAGCGCAACCGGATCCACCCTGCTCAGCCACGCACTGCAACGAAAGGACCCGGTGTTTGCAAAAGAGCTGGTGCTTGCGGGTGCCGATTTCATAAGCCCGGTCCGAGACAACAAGAGTGCCTACGATTTGGCCAAAGAACTAAACTACGCCGAACTACTGGAGGCCATGGATGCGGCAAGCGCCGAGTAA
- a CDS encoding right-handed parallel beta-helix repeat-containing protein, whose protein sequence is MKFRLLLLAGLFAVHSLLATTLYVDSGATGTNDGSSWGDAYPSLQDALANASSGDEIWVAAGTYYPDEGAGEINNDRSSTFYLIDNVAIYGGFAGAETQLSERDPNANPTILSGDLQQNDGANFANNGDNAYHVVSADSTVTSSAILDGFTVTAGNANSTDVNATGAGVFLYQGSPTLSNCRIQGNQAVDFGGGIYLYASTAAAITNSDFRGNQAGYGGAVFTEIDANSTFTNCVFQGNLADNDGGGIYFWSSTTNLINGSLQGNNAISDGGGICINNSSVQIDNTIIWNNSGNGSTTDATASISVLSGTPTYQFCLFEGLTPGGLNYDGTVPGNDPLFLDPVDPATAPISSGDLRLQPASFAIGKGINALNGTTTDADGNPRIVGTIDLGAYEFQGLIYVDADATGGNNGLSWTDAFPTLRDALDVATAGTTIWVAEGTYFPDEGGTAIDNDRTSTFTLVNELALYGGFSGTETELAQRDPELHPTILSGDLLGNDGANFANNADNAYNVVSGYGLYDTTVFDGFTITAGNANGGFEPYNHGGGFAGDELGQFTIANCTFTGNHGTDGGAIHSNNAAPSYTITHCRFTDNEATTDGGALYNSNAYPAIDNTYFTNNTAGNRGGAILNISNYTPSIVTQCVFQGNQAAVSGGAVFNLASSPSFINCSFGSNSAYTCGGMETIDAVSTPSMTNCVLWGNTADPGLPGSIRTTSGTVSFSHCLVEELDLTGVGTANLDGTDPNNDPLFLAADNLRLGIGSAANGVGLDSANPFSTDLDGNPRIVPTAIDLGAYESDRIGGFAIANLQFPLSSGAERVVTNWAADPVGNGYTPAALYLMGTTNGLTFASNPSVDPDGTLRFTAAAGASGVATIRLYVIDPSETYALNYRDYTITFVARYVDASASGAADGTSWADAYTNLQDALAAATSGDDEIWVAAGTYLPDQGGSATPGDRNATFKLIDGVRIYGGFNGSETLRTQRDPGTHPTILSGDLNGDDTYFVNHGENAYHVVSAIAGAFVPITPTAVLDGFTIKSGNADGTGDSNSGSGAGLICFQTSPSVIPSPTISNCEFTVNNASFAGAVRLNQSSPAFSSCTFYNNRANVTHGGAIYMANQSSPSFTDCRFEENATFSVTGDSGDSGGAIYSYDSDPVFTRCSFISNRAYNAGGAVVSNFGTIHFENCFFNGNFTQNSGAAIYNSRNDCVAYNCVFQGNASRDLGGVMFNYANNLTAINCSFEGNGAQHEGGVFWNNGCTAIITNCVVWNNSSYSSTTYQSASFYIYNPPEPTFSHSLVQNFDLTATGTGNLDGTDPANDPLFILPVDPDWVAPTTAGNLGLAVNSPLRDIGDNGANPTTADLGGSARIQFGTIDIGAYEVADPLTFGILYPSLLKGDDDNSNGLTNFEDYAFGRDPLATGGQVGLVSIDGTQLTLALRRNASDVAYQFKKSIDLVTWETMVEGVDYTTASPGALSTTLDLLYDPDTTPHLFYRELVTEASP, encoded by the coding sequence ATGAAATTCAGACTTTTGCTACTTGCCGGCCTCTTCGCCGTGCATTCCCTGCTGGCCACGACGCTTTACGTCGACTCCGGTGCCACAGGAACTAACGATGGCTCTTCGTGGGGCGATGCTTACCCCAGCTTGCAGGATGCCCTCGCTAACGCCAGTTCAGGCGATGAAATCTGGGTCGCCGCGGGAACCTACTACCCCGACGAAGGAGCCGGCGAGATCAATAACGACCGCAGTTCGACATTCTACCTGATCGACAACGTCGCGATCTACGGCGGGTTCGCAGGCGCAGAAACGCAGCTCTCCGAGCGCGATCCCAACGCCAATCCCACGATTCTTTCAGGTGACCTGCAGCAGAACGACGGCGCCAACTTCGCCAACAACGGGGACAATGCCTACCACGTGGTTTCCGCCGACAGCACCGTCACATCCTCGGCCATACTGGATGGATTCACGGTCACGGCAGGCAACGCCAACAGCACGGACGTGAATGCGACGGGAGCAGGCGTTTTTCTCTATCAAGGTTCGCCGACTCTCAGCAATTGCAGGATCCAGGGCAACCAGGCTGTCGACTTCGGCGGTGGCATCTACCTGTATGCCTCCACGGCAGCAGCGATCACCAACTCCGACTTCCGCGGCAACCAGGCGGGCTATGGCGGCGCCGTTTTCACTGAGATCGACGCCAACTCGACGTTCACCAATTGCGTGTTTCAGGGAAACCTCGCAGATAATGACGGAGGCGGCATCTACTTCTGGTCTTCCACGACGAACCTGATCAACGGCTCGCTTCAGGGCAACAACGCCATCAGCGATGGCGGAGGGATCTGCATCAACAACTCATCGGTGCAAATCGACAACACCATCATCTGGAACAACAGCGGCAATGGCAGCACCACCGACGCAACGGCCTCCATCTCCGTTCTATCGGGCACTCCGACTTACCAATTTTGCCTTTTCGAGGGACTCACCCCCGGAGGTCTCAACTATGATGGCACGGTTCCCGGCAATGACCCCTTGTTCCTCGATCCCGTCGATCCGGCGACGGCTCCAATCTCAAGCGGTGATCTCCGTCTGCAGCCGGCATCATTCGCCATCGGCAAGGGAATCAACGCCCTCAACGGGACCACCACCGATGCCGATGGAAACCCCAGAATCGTCGGCACCATCGATCTCGGTGCCTATGAATTCCAAGGCCTCATTTATGTGGATGCCGACGCCACGGGCGGTAACAACGGCCTCTCCTGGACCGATGCCTTCCCGACCCTTCGGGATGCATTGGACGTCGCTACCGCAGGCACGACGATCTGGGTCGCCGAGGGCACCTACTTTCCCGACGAAGGAGGAACCGCGATCGACAATGACCGCACCTCGACCTTCACCCTGGTCAATGAGCTCGCGCTTTACGGAGGGTTTTCCGGCACCGAGACCGAACTGGCGCAGCGCGATCCCGAGCTTCATCCCACCATCCTGTCGGGAGACCTCCTCGGGAATGATGGGGCCAATTTCGCCAATAATGCCGACAACGCCTACAACGTCGTCAGTGGATATGGACTTTACGACACGACGGTGTTCGATGGCTTCACCATCACGGCAGGAAACGCCAATGGCGGCTTTGAACCCTACAACCATGGGGGCGGTTTCGCGGGCGACGAGCTCGGCCAGTTCACCATCGCGAACTGCACATTCACCGGGAACCACGGCACGGACGGAGGAGCAATCCACAGCAACAACGCCGCACCTTCATACACCATCACCCATTGTCGTTTTACCGACAATGAAGCGACTACCGACGGCGGTGCCTTGTATAACAGCAATGCATATCCTGCCATCGATAACACCTACTTCACGAACAACACGGCCGGGAATAGGGGGGGGGCGATCCTGAATATCTCCAACTATACCCCCTCCATCGTCACCCAATGCGTCTTTCAAGGCAACCAGGCAGCCGTGTCAGGCGGGGCGGTGTTCAACCTTGCGTCCTCGCCCTCGTTCATCAACTGCTCATTCGGATCGAACAGCGCCTACACCTGCGGGGGCATGGAAACGATCGACGCGGTCTCCACGCCATCCATGACCAACTGTGTCCTGTGGGGAAACACGGCTGACCCGGGATTACCCGGCTCCATCAGGACTACTTCCGGCACGGTCAGTTTCTCTCACTGCTTGGTTGAAGAACTCGACCTCACCGGGGTGGGCACCGCCAATCTCGACGGCACCGACCCCAACAACGATCCGCTTTTCCTCGCCGCCGACAACCTGCGGCTTGGAATAGGCTCGGCCGCCAATGGTGTCGGCCTGGACTCCGCGAACCCCTTCTCGACGGATCTCGACGGGAATCCGCGGATTGTCCCGACCGCGATTGATCTGGGGGCCTATGAAAGTGATCGCATCGGCGGCTTCGCCATCGCCAACCTGCAGTTCCCGCTTTCATCCGGCGCGGAACGCGTCGTCACGAACTGGGCGGCCGATCCCGTTGGCAACGGTTACACCCCGGCCGCACTGTATCTGATGGGCACGACCAACGGCCTGACCTTCGCCAGCAATCCAAGCGTCGACCCCGACGGCACGCTCCGCTTTACCGCTGCGGCTGGAGCTTCCGGCGTCGCCACGATTCGGCTTTACGTGATCGATCCCTCCGAGACGTATGCTCTGAACTACAGGGACTATACGATCACCTTCGTAGCCCGCTACGTCGATGCGAGCGCGTCAGGCGCGGCCGACGGGACCTCATGGGCCGATGCCTACACCAATCTGCAGGACGCGCTCGCCGCCGCCACCTCCGGTGACGACGAGATCTGGGTCGCCGCGGGCACCTATCTCCCTGACCAGGGTGGCAGTGCGACCCCGGGGGATCGCAACGCCACTTTCAAACTGATCGATGGGGTTCGGATCTATGGGGGATTCAACGGTTCGGAAACACTCCGCACCCAGCGGGATCCCGGCACCCACCCGACCATCCTCTCCGGAGACCTCAATGGCGATGACACCTACTTCGTGAACCACGGTGAGAATGCCTACCATGTGGTCTCGGCAATCGCGGGAGCGTTCGTTCCCATAACTCCTACCGCCGTGCTTGACGGCTTCACGATCAAGTCAGGTAATGCGGACGGCACCGGCGACTCGAACTCCGGTAGCGGCGCTGGTCTGATTTGCTTTCAGACATCACCCTCCGTCATTCCATCACCCACCATCAGCAACTGCGAATTCACCGTAAACAATGCCAGCTTCGCCGGAGCGGTTCGCCTGAATCAATCATCGCCTGCCTTCTCCTCGTGCACCTTTTACAACAACCGTGCGAACGTGACCCACGGCGGAGCCATCTATATGGCCAATCAAAGCTCGCCCTCGTTCACGGATTGTCGATTCGAGGAAAACGCGACCTTCAGTGTCACTGGTGACAGTGGTGACAGTGGTGGCGCCATCTACAGTTACGATTCGGATCCGGTTTTCACCCGCTGTTCCTTCATCAGCAATCGGGCCTACAATGCGGGCGGGGCCGTGGTCTCTAATTTCGGCACGATCCACTTCGAAAACTGCTTCTTCAATGGAAATTTTACCCAAAACTCGGGCGCGGCCATTTACAATAGCCGGAACGATTGCGTTGCCTACAATTGTGTCTTTCAGGGCAATGCGTCCAGAGATCTCGGCGGGGTGATGTTTAACTACGCCAACAACCTGACCGCCATCAATTGCTCCTTCGAGGGAAACGGCGCCCAACACGAAGGCGGCGTGTTCTGGAATAACGGGTGCACTGCCATCATCACCAACTGCGTCGTGTGGAACAACAGTTCCTACTCGAGCACCACCTACCAGTCCGCTTCATTCTATATCTACAACCCACCGGAACCGACCTTCTCCCACAGCCTGGTCCAGAACTTCGACCTCACCGCCACCGGCACGGGAAATCTCGATGGAACCGATCCCGCCAACGACCCGCTCTTCATTCTCCCGGTCGATCCCGATTGGGTGGCTCCCACCACCGCTGGAAACCTCGGTCTGGCGGTGAATTCACCGCTTCGCGACATCGGCGACAACGGTGCCAATCCCACCACCGCCGATCTCGGCGGCAGTGCGCGGATCCAATTCGGGACGATCGACATCGGCGCCTACGAGGTGGCGGATCCGCTCACCTTCGGGATTCTCTATCCCTCGCTGCTAAAGGGCGACGACGACAACAGCAACGGCCTGACCAACTTTGAAGATTATGCCTTCGGTCGCGATCCACTCGCGACCGGCGGGCAGGTCGGACTGGTGAGCATCGATGGCACCCAGCTCACCCTCGCACTCCGCAGGAACGCCTCGGATGTCGCCTATCAGTTCAAAAAGAGCATCGACCTCGTGACCTGGGAAACGATGGTAGAAGGCGTCGATTACACAACCGCCTCGCCAGGCGCCCTGTCGACCACCCTCGATCTCCTCTACGATCCCGACACCACCCCTCATCTGTTCTACCGTGAATTGGTGACCGAAGCATCTCCCTGA